A part of Streptantibioticus cattleyicolor NRRL 8057 = DSM 46488 genomic DNA contains:
- a CDS encoding DUF2267 domain-containing protein: MTPAWDTFLERVRERGEYASDQEAERCARVVLALLGTHLVGSERAELAQRLPDPMAHVLLDTAPAAEPLAPDAFLSAVAAWIEGATAQTARWDVGAVLSVVADAAGPELTRRVLVQLPPGYDLLFGRPEPA, from the coding sequence ATGACGCCGGCGTGGGACACGTTCCTGGAGCGCGTGCGGGAGCGCGGCGAGTACGCGTCCGACCAGGAGGCGGAGCGCTGCGCCCGGGTGGTGCTGGCCCTGCTCGGCACCCATCTGGTGGGCTCGGAGCGCGCCGAGCTCGCCCAGCGGCTGCCGGACCCGATGGCACACGTCCTGCTCGACACGGCGCCCGCGGCCGAACCGCTCGCGCCGGACGCCTTCCTCTCGGCGGTCGCCGCCTGGATCGAGGGGGCCACCGCGCAGACCGCCCGGTGGGACGTGGGCGCCGTGCTCAGCGTGGTCGCCGACGCCGCCGGGCCGGAGCTGACGCGCCGGGTGCTCGTCCAGTTGCCGCCCGGGTACGACCTGCTCTTCGGGCGCCCGGAACCGGCCTGA
- a CDS encoding P-loop NTPase family protein, translated as MSGARLYGRRRIVDFVDHALRRDGGPRRPLPILLLTGPRGSGGSALLAELWEEFSLRALGARLDLSAAQGVEDIVLATMQGLGRRVPGIRPIDFPRLRMAFKALSFVDDGGGRVAFEAYLRAGRRDAAVMSALYDWADRAAPLLNSPGRQLLMTAAVRALGGLLSGIRGRRDARILRWYAGNGISSGGTEYDPLWELYGWHHQQLPAAARKVGKTLCAAFLADLRSDFHDVTVVHGRRPANCLLLLDNTGGRAGELFLELLAECRRDDHRARALPDPAVIVAVQRGRVRRRTGEPVAATDERLVLPARDPAGPDDDHPTWWYPVRLTDLGERDVAEVCRSSVLGSGSRDADFLHALTGGHPAATDRLATLLAIFGRQPFDPRRLLDTPLPPAHQLPDHWAADDPGDDGDGDDEPTVEDHLLARTLGADFATAPEATADGEDDPLLDTMAVLAATPGLRPAACTATLAYLGWDAADATEARQRLAAALWLEEDPGGAASRVHPLAALLLRRRLARRPRLWRDVHEGYAVHYSRHGDTVLHQHHTLARAEPSDPTALAQVVGHLAKRFDDEDTGREEWLAVLDRITAAPTRLRTTRDPRGFVTTLAGAADPGDRERILTRLTVARWLHHDRCFDPFHRLAQLIANEYDYLAALSADDSDVLFRRSAQHRALQSLWEG; from the coding sequence ATGAGCGGCGCCAGGCTGTACGGCCGCAGGCGGATCGTCGACTTCGTCGACCACGCGCTGCGCCGTGACGGCGGCCCGCGACGGCCGCTGCCCATTCTGCTGCTGACCGGCCCGCGCGGCAGCGGCGGCAGCGCGCTCCTGGCCGAGCTGTGGGAGGAGTTCTCCCTCCGCGCGCTCGGCGCCCGCCTGGACCTGTCCGCCGCGCAGGGCGTCGAGGACATCGTGCTCGCCACCATGCAGGGCCTCGGCCGCCGGGTACCGGGGATCCGGCCGATCGACTTCCCGCGGCTGCGGATGGCGTTCAAGGCGCTGAGCTTCGTCGACGACGGCGGCGGACGGGTGGCCTTCGAGGCATACCTGCGCGCCGGACGCCGGGACGCGGCGGTGATGTCGGCGCTGTACGACTGGGCCGACCGGGCGGCCCCGCTGCTCAACTCGCCCGGCCGGCAACTGCTGATGACCGCCGCCGTGCGCGCGCTGGGCGGCCTGCTGTCCGGCATCCGGGGGCGCCGCGACGCGCGGATCCTGCGCTGGTACGCCGGCAACGGCATATCCAGCGGCGGCACCGAGTACGACCCGCTGTGGGAGCTGTACGGCTGGCACCACCAGCAACTGCCCGCCGCCGCCCGCAAGGTGGGCAAGACCCTGTGCGCCGCCTTCCTCGCCGACCTGCGCTCCGACTTCCACGACGTCACCGTGGTCCACGGCCGGCGCCCCGCCAACTGCCTGCTGCTGCTCGACAACACCGGCGGCCGGGCGGGCGAGCTGTTCCTGGAACTCCTCGCCGAATGCCGCCGCGACGACCACCGCGCCCGCGCCCTGCCCGACCCCGCGGTGATCGTGGCCGTCCAGCGCGGCCGGGTACGCCGCCGTACCGGCGAGCCGGTCGCCGCCACCGACGAGCGGCTGGTCCTGCCCGCCCGCGACCCGGCCGGCCCCGACGACGACCACCCCACCTGGTGGTACCCGGTCCGCCTCACCGACCTCGGCGAACGCGACGTGGCGGAGGTGTGCCGCAGCAGCGTGCTCGGCAGCGGCTCCCGCGACGCCGACTTCCTCCACGCCCTCACCGGCGGCCACCCGGCGGCCACCGACCGGCTCGCCACCCTGCTGGCGATCTTCGGCCGGCAGCCCTTCGACCCCCGCCGCCTCCTCGACACCCCGTTACCCCCCGCCCACCAGCTCCCGGACCACTGGGCCGCCGACGACCCGGGCGACGACGGCGACGGCGACGACGAGCCGACCGTCGAGGACCATCTGCTGGCCCGCACCCTCGGCGCCGACTTCGCCACCGCGCCGGAGGCCACCGCCGACGGCGAGGACGACCCGCTGCTCGACACCATGGCCGTGCTGGCGGCCACCCCCGGGCTGCGCCCCGCCGCCTGCACCGCCACCCTGGCCTACCTCGGCTGGGACGCCGCGGACGCCACCGAGGCCCGGCAGCGGCTCGCCGCCGCGCTGTGGCTGGAGGAGGACCCGGGCGGTGCGGCCTCCCGCGTGCACCCGCTCGCCGCGCTGCTGCTGCGCCGCCGGCTCGCCCGGCGACCGCGGCTGTGGCGCGACGTCCACGAAGGCTACGCGGTCCACTACTCCCGCCACGGCGACACCGTCCTCCACCAGCACCACACACTGGCCCGGGCGGAACCGTCCGACCCCACGGCGCTCGCCCAGGTCGTCGGACACCTGGCCAAGCGCTTCGACGACGAGGACACCGGCCGGGAGGAGTGGCTGGCGGTGCTCGACCGGATCACCGCCGCCCCCACCCGGCTGCGCACCACGAGGGATCCGCGCGGCTTCGTCACCACACTGGCCGGCGCCGCCGACCCCGGCGACCGCGAACGCATCCTCACCCGGCTCACCGTCGCGCGCTGGCTCCACCACGACCGGTGCTTCGACCCGTTCCACCGGCTCGCGCAGCTGATCGCCAACGAGTACGACTACCTGGCCGCGCTGAGCGCCGACGACAGCGACGTGCTCTTCCGCCGGTCCGCCCAGCACCGCGCCCTGCAAAGCCTGTGGGAGGGGTGA